The following coding sequences lie in one Carassius carassius chromosome 1, fCarCar2.1, whole genome shotgun sequence genomic window:
- the LOC132139673 gene encoding gastrula zinc finger protein XlCGF8.2DB-like — protein MASIKEESEDIKIEDAISVKQEDTEEQTDLMPQKEESEVLDGMKEKDQCKNNQDTVTEELSYKTSSQKSNFTCQQCGKGFSLKASLKRHIDAHSGERPYACPQCGKCFNKKATLQEHIRIHTREKPYTCPQCGNCFTQQGNFNRHMRVHTGEKPYACKLCEKSFTTKLNLKDHINSHTGETPFTCDQCERRFRYKITLKRHMKVHLRESSFTCPQCGMSFSDSKNLTNHVITHTGEKPHMCLQCGKTCSNNTNLAVHMRVHTGEKPFTCPQCGRSFRFIGNFQTHMRVHTGERPYICPHCGKSFRFIGNFQTHMRIHTGERPYKCLECDESFSYQRNLKNHLLTHSGKEF, from the exons ATGGCGtctattaaagaggagagtgaagacattAAGATTGAAGATGCAATCAGTGTGAAAcaagaagatactgaggaacaaacag ATCTGATGCCGcagaaagaggagagtgaagtACTTGATGGAATGAAAGAAAAAGATCAGTGTAAGAACAATCAAGATACCGTAACTGAAGAATTATCTTATAAGACTTCCTCACAAAAAAGTaatttcacctgccaacagtgtggaaagggtTTCTCTTTAAAGGCAAGCCTGAAACGCCACATTGATGCTCACTCTGGAGAGAGGCCTTACGCCTGCCCgcagtgtggaaagtgtttcaATAAAAAAGCAACCCTACAAGAACACATACGTATACACACTAGAGAAAAGCCTTATAcgtgccctcagtgtggaaactGTTTCACTCAGCAAGGAAACTTTAACaggcacatgagagttcacactggagagaagccttacgcCTGCAAACTGTGTGAAAAGAGCTTTACAACAAAACTAAACCTTAAGGATCATATAAACAGTCACACTGGTGAGACGCCAtttacatgtgatcagtgtgaaaGGAGGTTCCGATATAAGATAACCCTTAAAAGGCACATGAAGGTTCACTTAAGAGAGAGCAGTTTTACATGTCCTCAGTGTGGAATGAGTTTCTCAGACAGCAAAAACCTTACGAATCATGTGATtactcacactggagagaaaccacacATGTGCCTTCAATGTGGAAAGACTTGCTCAAACAATACAAATCTTGCTgttcacatgagagttcatactggagagaagcctttcacttGCCCTCAGTGTGGAAGGAGCTTCAGATTCATTGGAAACTTTCAgactcacatgagagttcacaccggAGAGAGGCCTTACATCTGCCCTCATTGTGGAAAGAGCTTCAGATTTATTGGAAACTTCCAGactcacatgagaattcacacaggAGAGAGACCTTACAAGTGTCTTGAGTGTGACGAGAGTTTCTCATATCAGAGAAACCTGAAAAACCATCTGTTAACTCACTCTGGAAAGGAATTCTAG